One segment of Primulina tabacum isolate GXHZ01 chromosome 14, ASM2559414v2, whole genome shotgun sequence DNA contains the following:
- the LOC142525047 gene encoding large ribosomal subunit protein eL6-like translates to MAPKQKIARASRNPELIRGIRKHSRSVTYHKRGLWAIKQKNGGKFPHHEKAAAASVAEKPQKFYPADDVKKPLSNKRKSKPTKLRASITPGTVLIVLAGRFKGKRVVFLKQLSSGLLLVTGPFKINGVPLRRVNQSYVIGTSTKVDVAGVNLEKFDDKYFAKQVEKKKTKGENEFFEAEKQDKTALPTEKKDDQKAADAPLLKAIESVPELKAYLGARFSLKAGMKPHELVF, encoded by the exons ATGGCGCCCAAGCAGAAGATCGCAAGAGCTTCCCGTAACCCGGAACTCATTCGCGGGATACGAAAACACTCTAGATCAGTAACGTACCACAAACGTGGACTCTGGGCAATCAAACAGAAAAACGGAGGCAAATTCCCCCACCACGAAAAGGCGGCGGCGGCTTCCGTGGCGGAGAAGCCACAGAAGTTTTACCCGGCTGATGACGTCAAGAAGCCGCTCTCAAACAAGCGCAAGTCCAAGCCCACTAAGCTCAG AGCTAGTATTACTCCTGGGACAGTGTTGATTGTATTGGCCGGAAGGTTTAAGGGTAAAAGGGTTGTCTTCTTGAAGCAACTTTCTTCTGGCTTGCTCCTTGTCACTG GTCCATTCAAGATAAATGGTGTTCCTCTTAGACGTGTCAACCAGTCATATGTTATTGGAACATCCACAAAGGTTGATGTTGCTGGGGTGAACTTGGAGAAGTTTGATGACAAGTACTTTGCCAAACAAGTTGAGAAGAAGAAGACTAAGGGGGAGAATGAATTCTTCGAGGCAGAGAAACAG GATAAAACCGCACTCCCCACAGAGAAGAAGGATGACCAAAAAGCTGCTGATGCACCTTTGCTAAAAGCTATCGAGTCTGTCCCTGAATTGAAGGCCTATTTGGGTGCAAGGTTCTCCCTCAAGGCTGGCATGAAACCTCATGAGTTGGTCTTCTAG
- the LOC142524174 gene encoding patellin-3 produces the protein MAEEIKKTTAEAPSGAEEVVVSDVPVAEKSAATVVEKEPPLPESELEKVEKPAPEDVVEGEKDKGEACGEDKVAESVSFKEESNKVDDLVDPEKKALEEFKLLIQEALAKREFTAPPPPPAVPAKEKEQPKAEEKKEEEARPEEKKQESKTEEKAVEEPPKTEEKTEVAEAPRSDVPPPQPATEPVKEDVVDKKLEEKVTPPPAAAEPSAVEKVEQKAEAVEEEIKETIVHEVTNPATPPCEEPAATPADDQKPKEEEEKAPLSPEEVSLWGISLLADERSDVVLLKFLRARDFKVKEAFSMLKNVVAWRKEFKIDDLLEEEGIGEGLEKVVYIHGVDREGHPVCYNAFGEFQDKELYNNTFADSEKRTKFLRWYIQFLEKNVKNLDFSPDGTCTFVQITDLKNSPGLILFKKELRQATNQALQLLQDNYPEFVAKQVFVNVPWWYVAYNRMISPFLTQRTKSKFVFAGPTKTAETLFKYIAPEQVPIQYGGLSKEGDQEFTIADPVTEEIIKPTFKHTIELPITEACTLVWEVRVAGWDVSYGAEFVPNAEGGYTWIVSKPRKIAATDEHAIFCSFKIGEPGKVVLTFDNQTSKKKKLLYRSKTKPGQ, from the exons ATGGCTGaggaaatcaagaaaacaacTGCTGAGGCCCCGTCAGGTGCCGAAGAGGTGGTCGTGTCTGATGTTCCGGTGGCTGAGAAGTCTGCGGCCACCGTTGTAGAGAAGGAGCCGCCGCTGCCGGAGTCTGAATTGGAGAAGGTGGAGAAGCCGGCGCCTGAAGATGTGGTGGAAGGGGAGAAGGATAAAGGTGAAGCGTGTGGGGAGGACAAGGTTGCTGAATCTGTCTCATTTAAAGAGGAGAGCAACAAGGTGGATGATCTCGTGGATCCAGAAAAGAAAGCTTTGGAGGAATTCAAACTGTTGATTCAGGAGGCACTCGCCAAGCGTGAATTCACCGCTCCACCTCCCCCTCCGGCGGTCCCCGCCAAAGAGAAGGAGCAGCCGAAAGCTGAagagaaaaaagaagaagaagcaaGACCTGAAGAAAAGAAACAAGAGTCCAAGACCGAGGAGAAAGCAGTGGAAGAGCCACCAAAAACTGAAGAGAAAACGGAAGTTGCCGAGGCACCACGTTCTGATGTCCCCCCGCCGCAACCAGCGACAGAGCCCGTGAAAGAAGATGTCGTGGATAAGAAGCTTGAAGAAAAAGTCACCCCACCACCGGCTGCTGCAGAGCCATCAGCCGTTGAAAAGGTTGAACAAAAAGCGGAAGctgttgaagaagagattaaagAGACCATAGTTCATGAGGTCACCAACCCCGCTACGCCACCATGTGAGGAACCTGCGGCCACCCCGGCGGATGATCAGAAACCTAAGGAAGAGGAGGAGAAAGCCCCTCTATCTCCGGAGGAGGTTTCCCTGTGGGGTATCTCCCTTCTTGCCGATGAGAGGAGCGATGTGGTTCTCCTCAAGTTCTTAAGGGCGAGGGATTTCAAAGTAAAGGAAGCCTTTTCCATGCTAAAAAATGTGGTTGCATGGAGGAAAGAGTTTAAAATCGACGACCTGTTAGAAGAAGAAGGAATCGGCGAGGGGCTTGAAAAAGTTGTGTATATTCATGGAGTGGATAGAGAGGGGCACCCTGTTTGTTACAATGCTTTTGGCGAGTTTCAGGACAAGGAACTGTACAACAATACCTTCGCTGATTCTGAGAAGAGAACAAAGTTCCTTAGGTGGTATATTCAATTCCTGGAGAAAAATGTCAAGAATCTTGATTTTAGTCCTGATGGCACCTGCACTTTTGTTCAAATTACCGATCTCAAGAATTCCCCTGGACTCATCCTTTTCAAGAAAGAACTTCGTCAAGCTACCAACCAGGCACTCCAGTTGCTCCAGGATAATTATCCTGAATTTGTTGCCAAACAG GTGTTTGTCAATGTTCCATGGTGGTATGTGGCGTACAACAGGATGATTAGCCCATTCTTAACCCAAAGAACGAAGAGCAAGTTTGTATTCGCAGGCCCTACCAAGACTGCTGAGACTCTTTTCAA ATACATAGCGCCCGAGCAAGTACCCATTCAATATGGTGGCCTCAGCAAGGAAGGTGATCAAGAATTCACCATCGCTGATCCGGTAACGGAGGAGATTATTAAGCCAACTTTCAAACACACCATTGAACTTCCCATCACTGAG GCTTGCACGTTGGTCTGGGAGGTGAGAGTAGCAGGCTGGGATGTATCCTATGGAGCTGAATTTGTCCCAAATGCCGAAGGGGGATACACTTGGATTGTATCTAAGCCAAGGAAGATTGCGGCCACTGATGAACATGCGATTTTCTGCAGCTTCAAAATCGGTGAACCTGGCAAAGTTGTGCTCACATTCGACAACCAAACTTCTAAGAAGAAGAAGCTTCTCTATAGGTCCAAGACCAAGCCAGGTCAATGA